A region of the Pseudarthrobacter sp. MM222 genome:
TCGATTTGCCGGAACCGGACTCACCGATGATGGTGACCGTTTCCCCCCGGTGGATGCTGAAGCTGACCGAATCCACGGCGCGGATGATGCCGCCGTCGGTGATCAGCTCCACCTGGAAGTCGCGGACGTCCAGGAGCGGCTGTTCGGCATGTGCTGCGTTCATGTCAGGCACCCTTCTTCTTGCGGCGGGGACGGTCGCGGAGGCCGTCGCCCAGCAGGTTGACGCCCACCACCATGAGGACGATCACCAGGCCGGGCAGCGTTACCATCCACCAGGAGGTGGTGATGTAGTCCTGCCCGTCGGAGATGATGCGGCCCCAGGTGGCGAACGGCCGCTGCGGGCCGGCGCCGAGGAAGCTGAGCGCGCTTTCCAGCAGCACGGCCTGGGCCAGGAGGAGCAGGACGACCAGGGTGGCCTGCTTGATGACGTTGGGGATGATGTGCTGGATGAGGATCTGGATGCGGTGCAGGCCCAGGATCCGGGCCGCGGCCACGTACGGCTTTTCGCGTTCCACCAGCACCATGGACCGGGTGAGTCTGGCCACTTCGGGCCATTGGGCGATGGCGATCACGAAGGTGATGACGGGGATGGAGGGGCCGAAGAGGGCCACCACCAGCAGCAGCATCATCAGCAGCGGCAGGGACATCTGGGCTTCGAGGACGCGGGAGACCACGGTGTCCACCCAGCCGCCGAAGTAACCGGCGGCCGCGCCGAGGATGATCCCGATGGCGCCGGAAACCACCACGGCCAGGACGCCGATGGTCAGCGAGACCTGGCCGCCGTGCAGCACCCGGGAGAGCAGGTCGCGGCCCAGCTGGTCGGTGCCGAACAGGTGCCCGTCCGTCAGCGGCGGAAGCCGGCGGGCGGAGAGGTCCTGGGAGTTGGCGTCCGGCAGCGGCAGCAGCTGCGCGAGCAGGATGGGGATGATGACCAACAGGGTGCAGAGCGCGCCGATGCGCATCTTCCATTTGGCGGAATTACGACGCCGGGTGGCCCCGGCTTTGGCGATCAGCGCCTTGGTGACGGCGCTGGGGGAGGGCGTCCGCTGCGGCGCCCCGCCTTCGGGCAGGTCGGCGGTGGGGGTTGCGGTGTCGAGGCTCATGATGTTGCCGCCTTTCCAAGACGAACGCGGGGATCAAGCAGCGGGTAGGCGAGGTCGATCAGCAGCTGGACCCCAACGGCGAGCAGCGCCGTGAGGAGGACCGTGGCCTGGATGAGGGGGTAGTCGCGGGTTTCCAATGCGCGGACAATCAGCGAGCCGACGCCGGGCCAGGCGAACACCACTTCCACCACCACCACGCCGTTGAGCATGGCGGCGAAGCGGGTGCCGAGGGCGGTGAACACCGGGATGGCGGAGTTGCCCATGGCGTAGCGCCAGGTCAGGACTGAGTTCTTGACGCCCCGGGAGCGGGCCACGGTGAGGTAGGGTGCGGCGAAGTTGGTGGTCATTTCGCGCCGCACCATCCGGGAGATCAGGGCGATCTGCAGGATGGCGATGGTGAGCGTGGGTAGGACCAGGCCGCCCCAGGTGGCGAAGCCGGAGGCCGGGAAGATCGGAATCAGCACGGCGAAACCGGTGAGCAGCATGATGCCGGTCCAGAAGTCCGGCATGGACTGCCCGGCGATGGTCAGGACGTTGACGCCGAATTCGCGCCGGGTGTCCGCGCGCCGGGACATCCACACGCCCAGCGGGATGGCCACGATGGCGGTGAGGAGGATCGACGCCGCGGCCAGGGTGAGCGTGTACGGCATGCGTTCGCTGACAACCTGCAGTGCGGGTGCCTGGAAGGAGTACGAGGTTCCGAGGTTGCCGCTGAACAGTTGTTGCAGGAAGATCCAGTACTGCTCCAGCACGGGGCGGTCCAGGCCGAACTGCTCCCGGACCTTGGCGAGCTGTTCGGTGGTGGCCAGCGGCCCGGCGTAGGAAACGGCGGGGTCGCCCGGGGCCAGCCGGATCAGGATGAACACGGTGGACACGGTGAGGAACACGGTCAGCAGGCCTTGGCCCAGCCGTTTGAGGATGTAGTTGGTCATGACTCAGGCCTCCAGCCGGACGTCGGCAAGCGGGTAGGAGTTGGTGGGTGCCAGTTCCAGGCCGCCCACCCGGTCACGCTGCGCCAGCACGGACTTGGGGACGAACGCCCAGGCGCAGGGCCAGGTGTCCCAGATGGCCTTCTGCGCCACGGCGAGAAGTTCCTGCCGGCGCACGGGGTCCACTTCGGAGGAGGCCGCCTGGACCTTCGCCTGCACGTCGGGAATCACGTAGCCCTGGTAGGTGTCGCGGGTCTTTTCCTTCTCCGCGGTGCCGGCGTACATGCCCTGCATCATGGTGATGGCCAGACCGGTGGGGCTGCTGAAGCCGTTGCCCAGCAGGTCCCAGTCGCCTTCCTTGCCCTGGCGCCAGGCGAGGATGTTGCCGCCGGGTTCGAACTGCTGAAGCTGGGTGGTGACGCCGATGTTGCCGAACATCTCCGCGAGGGCCTCCATGACGGACGTATCGGACGCGAATTCGCCGGTTTCCCAGATGATCTTGAGGTTCAGGTTGGCGGCGCCGAGGCTCTGCAGGGTGGCCTTGGCCTTCTCGGGATCGTAGTTGTAGGTGCCGGTCTTGGCGAAGCCGGTCAAGCTGGAGGGCACCACGCCCTCGGCCGCGCTGACCGAGTCCACCAGCACGTCCCGGACCAGCGCCTCGCCGTTGACGGCCCAGCTGAGGGCCTCGCGGACCCGAGGGTCGGCCAGCGGGTGCCCGGCCGGCTTGCGGAAGTTGTAGAAGATCTGGTTCAGCCGGAGGCTGGAGGCTTCTTTAAGTACGACGCCGGGAAGTCCTGCCAGCTGTTCGCGCGAGTCGGGCGTGATGGAGTCAATGACATCCACCTCGCCGCTGCGCAGCGCGATGACGCGGCTGGATTCCTCGGGGAGGAACCGGACCTCCACCTTGTCCACCTTGGGAGCCTCGCCCCAGTAGTTCTCATTGCGCTGCAGGCTGTAGGTGCCGGCGCCGCGGTTGAACTTGGTGACGACATACGGGCCGGTGCCCACGCCTTCCTGCAGCTCCTCGGGCTTGTTCTTGGCCGCCGGGCTGATCAGGATCATGCTCATGAGCGAGTCCAGGATGGGGATGGGTTTCTTGGATTCCATCCGGAAGGTCCGGTCATCAACCGGGACCACGGTGGGGAATTCGGGGAAGAAGCCGGCCACGAAGGAGCCTTGGACCTGCTGGTACATCTTGAGCGCGGTGGCGACGTCCTCGATCTGAAGCGGCGTGCCGTCGGAGTACTTGACGCCTTCGCGGAGCTTGACGGTCCACTGCGTGGGGGTGGTCATCTCGAAGCTCTCGGCCAGGACCAGGATGGGCTTGGTCTCGGGGCCGATCGCGGTGAGGCCCTGGCGGACGGCGCGCTGCACGGTGACGGCGGCGTCGAACTGGTTGAGTTTGTTGTCCAGGCTGACCAGGGATCGGTTCAGTGCCAGGGTCAGGGTGCTGGGGCCCGGCAGGCCGGTGGGGCCGGCACATCCGGCCATGGTGCCTGTGCCCAGGAGAAGCCCGCCCAGCGCGCCGAACTGCAGGAGGCGGCGGCGGGAGATCTCACTTCCTTGAGGAAGAACGGTCATCGTTGACCTCTCGGGTAGAAAGGGACGGCTGGCGGCCGGATGGCCTTGCGCCGTGTTACATGCATCACTTTGCCACGACTGCGCGATTTGCGCAATACATCTAGCGCGATCCGCGCAATTGTGCCATCATGGGAACACAGCCCCGCTAGATACTTTGCTCGGTGGGTACGGGATTTCTTTCATTCATCAGCGCTTTCAGCTACGCACTTCAGGGAGGAGGGAACATGGCGGCAGTCCTTATACAGGCCGACGACTTCTCCGGCGCCGCCGAGGTTGCACAGTGCTTTGCCCAGTACGGGTTCGGAACGCGGATCCTGCTGGAACCTTCCTTCGCGGATGCCGGCACCTCCTCCGACACTTCCGGGGATTCCGAGATTTCCGACGTGGTGGTCGTTGATACCCACTCGCGGGCATCCTCCCCGGAGGACGCCGCAGCCGCAGTGGCCCGGGCGTTCGCCGGGCAAGATGTGGCTGGAGAACGGGTGCTCTTCAAGAAGATCGACTCGCTCTGGCGCGGCAACGTTGGCGCCGAAGTCGGCGCCTTGACTGGCCTCGGCTTCCACGTGCTCGTTGCGGGCGCCCTGCCCCAGTTGCGCCGGACCGTGGTGGACGGACGTCCTTATGCTGACGCAGTTCCGCTGGCCGAAACCACACTCTGGCAGGCGGAGGCTTCGACGCCGCCGGCGCACGTGGCGGAGGTCCTGGGCACGTCGGCTGGCGAGTTGGGCAAGCTGGATCTCGCCGCGGTCCGCTCCTCGGATCTGGCCGCCAGCCTTGGTCGCGTGTTCTCCCAAGGCGTCCCCACGACCGTGATAGCGGACGGCGAAACTGAGGCAGACCTGGAATCCGTAGTCGAGGCCCTCAAACGCTTGGGCTTTGAAGCCGGTGGTCGGCGGATCGTTCTGGTGGGAACGGGCGGCATCGCCGACGTCCTTGCACGGGCGTTGGGGGCTGGGTCTGCGCACAATGCGCAAGATGCGCAGGTTGTTGCGCCGGACTCGAGCACCCCGGTGCAAACTCTGAGCGGGGCCGCAAGGCCGGTGCTCGCCGTCGTCGGCTCCGCCTCGGATGCTGCACGGAGGCAACTGCGGGAGCTCCAGGCCGGCGGTCTTCGGCTTGTCGGGCTGACCCCGGAGGAGCTGCGTCAGGGGACAGCGGACCCGAAACTCAACGCCGTCCGCGAGGCACTGGCGTCCGGCGAACCCGTGGTCCTGACGGTCATGGCCGAACACGTGGATCCCCGGGAGGCCGGCGGGATCGTCCGGAACCTGGCACGCTTTGTGTCCGCCGCCATCGACACCGGGGTGGCCGGCGCCCCGCTTCCCCACCTCATCCTCACCGGCGGCGAGACCGCCCGCGAGGTAT
Encoded here:
- a CDS encoding ABC transporter permease; amino-acid sequence: MSLDTATPTADLPEGGAPQRTPSPSAVTKALIAKAGATRRRNSAKWKMRIGALCTLLVIIPILLAQLLPLPDANSQDLSARRLPPLTDGHLFGTDQLGRDLLSRVLHGGQVSLTIGVLAVVVSGAIGIILGAAAGYFGGWVDTVVSRVLEAQMSLPLLMMLLLVVALFGPSIPVITFVIAIAQWPEVARLTRSMVLVEREKPYVAAARILGLHRIQILIQHIIPNVIKQATLVVLLLLAQAVLLESALSFLGAGPQRPFATWGRIISDGQDYITTSWWMVTLPGLVIVLMVVGVNLLGDGLRDRPRRKKKGA
- a CDS encoding ABC transporter substrate-binding protein → MTVLPQGSEISRRRLLQFGALGGLLLGTGTMAGCAGPTGLPGPSTLTLALNRSLVSLDNKLNQFDAAVTVQRAVRQGLTAIGPETKPILVLAESFEMTTPTQWTVKLREGVKYSDGTPLQIEDVATALKMYQQVQGSFVAGFFPEFPTVVPVDDRTFRMESKKPIPILDSLMSMILISPAAKNKPEELQEGVGTGPYVVTKFNRGAGTYSLQRNENYWGEAPKVDKVEVRFLPEESSRVIALRSGEVDVIDSITPDSREQLAGLPGVVLKEASSLRLNQIFYNFRKPAGHPLADPRVREALSWAVNGEALVRDVLVDSVSAAEGVVPSSLTGFAKTGTYNYDPEKAKATLQSLGAANLNLKIIWETGEFASDTSVMEALAEMFGNIGVTTQLQQFEPGGNILAWRQGKEGDWDLLGNGFSSPTGLAITMMQGMYAGTAEKEKTRDTYQGYVIPDVQAKVQAASSEVDPVRRQELLAVAQKAIWDTWPCAWAFVPKSVLAQRDRVGGLELAPTNSYPLADVRLEA
- a CDS encoding ABC transporter permease, which translates into the protein MTNYILKRLGQGLLTVFLTVSTVFILIRLAPGDPAVSYAGPLATTEQLAKVREQFGLDRPVLEQYWIFLQQLFSGNLGTSYSFQAPALQVVSERMPYTLTLAAASILLTAIVAIPLGVWMSRRADTRREFGVNVLTIAGQSMPDFWTGIMLLTGFAVLIPIFPASGFATWGGLVLPTLTIAILQIALISRMVRREMTTNFAAPYLTVARSRGVKNSVLTWRYAMGNSAIPVFTALGTRFAAMLNGVVVVEVVFAWPGVGSLIVRALETRDYPLIQATVLLTALLAVGVQLLIDLAYPLLDPRVRLGKAATS